DNA from Zerene cesonia ecotype Mississippi chromosome 29, Zerene_cesonia_1.1, whole genome shotgun sequence:
CTTCATCTTTGTTCAGATAGGATAGTCATTTGGCCAATTTAAGATCACTTAGTGCGTtagcttttaatattagtgaCATCTAGTGTTAAAATTGCAAGTTTActgaaattaaaactaaatatttaaaaagttgtgtataacaaaaatgtaattgaaattaaatcgtAATCCATTAAACCGATATGAACGTGGTTCATACGCatgttgtattgttattaaagaGAAGTTAGTAGTTTATCCACGATTACATTAAACTTAGAATAATGGAGGAAAACGAAAAAAGGTTAttgttgaaaatgtttttaggTAAATAAATCGGATTGAGCTTTTGTGAAAACCTTGTTGTTATTGATAAGTTATGATTCGTTCCCGAGCGGGGCTGCTCGCAGGCTGCCGTGCTGAATCGGTCCTTACctcttaaataattagtttcaATTTAAACTGTCTTTACTATCACTTGTGTAGTTTCATATAGAATAGGCTTCTTCGCTACTTATTGATTTGTATCTAACTGTTGCAAtgcattgttaaatttatttactcctaattagttatgtataaaagtTTAGAGGTAGCCATTTTCATATTAACTTTACTGTGAGTGTGAAAGTGGTGTGTCTACCatgttgttaaataataaataaactacattGTACCACCggttcgtgttttatttacttaccaTTAGATTTAATTCGAACATTAACGAAACTGAACCATCAGGTCCTTAATTTACTAATGAGCAgacatataaaaagaatcaatAACTATAAGTCTTGAAAATAATGGATTGAGTAGGAAATCTTggaaatgcgaaagtttggatgtttttttatattgatgacTCTTTATCAATTACGTTTAAACTGattaacaaaatttgataaagtTACGATACTTGTGATATGTACTATATagtcgtttttatttaaaataaagcaaattagAAAGTAAcaccattttaatattaatatttacattcttaaatatatatcgtaGGTTATTGTAAGAGGCTAACAGCTCTCCACGCCTTCTTCATGTTTTGATTCAGTTCtgttaataatgataaaaaatcctCTAAAGTTGACGCTATAAAGCCAAAGTTTGGGTTTTCACTGATTCTTATAACAGCTCCATCGTCTtccagttttgtttttaaaacaatagcaTTCGTCTCATCTCTGTCAGATTCTTCAGAATCCTCATTGTCAGTTTTTACGTCGATCATTTCAAAGGGTATTTTAcccattttctttattttgcgTAAAATCtttgaaaactttaaattttctttactgtctaattctatttcattttcagaAGACACATCATTTTTATCGGTTGCAACTTTACTGTAAATGCTTCTCCGTTTCCTAGATTTCTTATCGTTTCGCAAACTTATTTTATCGTCTAGGGATTGTAATGAATCTTCattgttcataattttatttctatctagCAAGTCTCTATTGGTAAATGAATTTTTGTCATTcctgtttattttatcgtcattcaaaaatgtattccTTTTAGATCCTTTGCTTCTAGAATGAATAAGAGATTTAGCTTTTGGACgtcttctttcttttttaaatagtttcgTTCTTATAACATTATTGGTATTTTGAACTTTTCGTATAACACGGTTAAGGGGCTGCGTGAAATCAGTGATATCCAATAATCTCTTGACAAGACTTGATTTATCTCTTGACTCACCAAAGCTGCGATTTCTTAATCTCTTTTCTGCACGTTCAATGTTATTGTCAACATGTCTTCGGAGGCGTTTCAACGCATCTGCGTTCATTTTGGTTTGAAATATAGTTTgcattttctttaaatctttatttatactatcgATTCTGCCTTTTAAAGCAACATTTTCATATAGCATTCCATTATTTGTTCCATCTATAGATTCTTCATCAACTGTATCCGTCGTATCTGTGTTTATTACCGACCGTTTGTTTCTAGTCTGTTCTTGACTTAGAGCCACAACTTCTACACTGTCTTGTGTTTCATTAAGATCTCGACATGCGTCTACTTGTGTATCGGCTAGGACCCAGAACCCAAACGATTTAGGAGGCAGGTTGATGAGTAACGTTTTGTACGGACGGACGCGTTTTACAACTGGTCGAATGTCTCCCTCGTAGTACATAACGTGGCTGTTAACTACAATATTTCTAGAACAAGGTTATTATGTTAAGTAATTGTAAGTAcctatcaatattatatcatgTGTTTAGCGCTAGTCTAAAGAGTTAGATGTATAATCGTTATAAAGATAACGGTTATACATCTAACACTCAACATTCATAGGGTTGGCTATCCcccttttgtttttatataacaatttttagtctcagttttatatatttttttctatcttttaatgtttaaattttttttttacatacaaatgtaTAATGAGCAGGGAAGGGACTGGCTCTCTTAACACAGGTTATACCTAGCAAGAGGGTCAGAGCCTCTCAATCAATTTGTAGAAATATCAAggtgaaataaagatttattattattattattacataacgGTTGCATGATGGGACAAAAGCTGAATAGTACATCGATTATTCTAACAATTGCAGTATTTATAAACCGACTTTAGAAAAAatgaggaggttatcaattcaactgcattttttatttgtttgttatgtcATAACTTTTCAGTGGGTGAACCGGTTTTTTATTGGAAAGATGTCTACTATAAAgtcccattaaaatttgatctGGTTTTCACAAAATAAAGGCGATTGAGATtagaaaattttgattaatcaaatgcgttaaaaataattattcataattctGCATCCTATCCTGACTGATAAagacttaaaataaatcgcagcaaatatcataatcaaatcaaatgatataattcaaatccaaaaaataatattttaagcacATCTCCGAAAATAGttccacagataacataatactatagataGTTCTTACCCATTTTCATCATGCCCCAAAATAAACTGCATGATATCGCCGCCCTCCTCCCGCTTCGACAGCTTCAGCGAGAACCTCGCGGGTTCGTCGTCCATGTTCGCTCCGTACAGGGTGAGGGCGCCCGGGATCGGCTTGTGGTGCAGCGACGTACAGTGCGCGAACAGGCTAGCTTTGGATACGTTCATGTCCACGTCTAAGACTCTTTCACCGACTAGATTTTTGAATAAGAGCGCCATGTAGAAACTCTGTTGTATGaagtaaattatgttaatacatattttatatctatattaatataaagcctaataatttgttttattgtgtattCAGTGACCTAGCGCTTTCatcgtccatgaacattttcaGGGTATTAGTATTAATTCATTTGTGCATCAGGCTTTACGCATCTGCAAATGAATTGCCAGCTTTTATAGAAAAGATGGAATGTAGAAtaaactgggaagggtgagggaAAGGAATCGGGCCTCCGGCTAGCGCACTCACTGAACGAACACAGTTGCTACTGTTTCGCGCGGGTCTCCTATGGGGGTGTGGCTTCCCTGATgagagctggcccaattccaattacattttattaataaaaacggaTCGAGAAATGAATTTGTCCTTTAATTAAGATCCGAACAATTATAGAGAGATTGTACTAGAACTCTAGGcgtaattcaataaatacaaactatGTAGTTTGACAACCACTTATTCAACTAAACTTCATTAGAAGCGCATTTGAGTCGTCGTAATactgaaaaataatagtttatcactggttatttgttatttatcctTGTGTCCCCAAACGttggaatatataatatgatgtatAAATCACACTTAAGATCCGTTAAAGTATCTCTAATTTTttgataactagctgcgccccgcggtttcacccgcgtaagtccgtatcccgtgggaatatagtgataaaaagttgcctatatgttattccagttgttcatctatctacgtacaaaatttcattgcaaccggctcagtagtttttgcgtgaaagagcaacaaacacacacacatccttacaaagtttcgcacTTATATAagtagtattagtaggatatactCACCAAAGTTGGTTCAAACAGTTCTTCTTCCAATAATTCCCTAAAATGTATGGAGAAGCCATTTCTGGCTGCGAAGCCCAAACTAGCTAACCACTCAGCAGCTCTTTCCAACTCAAGTGAGTACTGACTCTTCTCAGTGAGCCAGAGAGGCACGTCACTCTTGCTGAGTGCTTTGAGAAGAGTGGTGCGATCTCTTTCCGACATACTCTCTAGTTCTTGAGACGAAGCGTTACTGTGggatttgttaaaataagtcAAATGTTGGAGTTGATTAAGTAAtatcgtataatatttaattaaaatataattatgatataaaaaattatagaatataacaaaaaactatcAATAAACGGAATTAAAACCCGTGTTCCTCCTTGTACAATGGTACcaatttaagttatttcaaCTCGCGTGATTAGAAGCCGTCGAAAAGTTATGATACTTGCAATTTTACGCTTTATTTTTCGTTAGATTACAATATGAATCTACACACATGTATTACAGCGctacaatttaaacatattgattttatttatccacTATATCAtaatcaaaatgaaaaaatctacAACTTGCatttaaagcattaaaaaaaaacaacaactaTGTATAAACCCACCCATTCAAGAGCACAGCCGGCATCATATCACTAGCTAGCATGACGTAATCCTTAAAGTCGGTCGTGTTATGTCGGATGCAGGCGGTGACGTCACCGGCGgtcgcgccgcgcgccgccagCACGCCCAGCGTGTCCACCTCGCTGAGGTACTCCTCTATCGTTTGGTGCTTGCATTCTTTCCGTAGAAAGATAGAAAGATGGTTTGAAAGAAAGAATCGTTGTTGAAGTAAATAGAATATGTGTTAAAGTATTGAAATGCGTGTGGCTAAGGCCAAATTCATTTCTTTTGTgataaaatgagaaatttataaagtataggAAATAATTGATTACGTGGTGAAATGCACGCCATTTTTCAAAGCGTGGCCTTAGCCACATCggaagagtagaagaaatttgattgcTGAGTCGGGATCATGGGTAGAGGTAGCCAGTgcgattaaattattttctttttaaacatttctcaAAGAAAGAGTAGAGGtacgtaaataaaaagaagaaacatttttgaaggAAAGAAGTGGGAATACATAATAGAAAAGCTCGATTGTATCTTccttctattattttaatacaaaaaataaacaggaaGAATATCAAGATATTccaagtataaataatatccctatacaaacatcaataaataatagctgTTACAATCAGAACGTGTTTTTCAAAGACATTTTGGAGTTTGTTTACGTACCATATCCTAATTGCCACTGAATGTCCCCAAGGCCAGCCTTATCAGCAGCCCCAAGTATACCAAGCGTGGAGCTGGTGTCCCAAACCCCAGCGGTTCTTTCGTTATTGTTCACGGCGAAGACCAGCTGGAAACCATTTGTCTTTGCCCATTTCATGAATTTCTCCCATTGcctttggtttatttttatctgtggaGCTGGGTATATATCCGTTTTAACAAAAGTTATCAAAAACGATGCTGGTTCTTATTTAATGCttatgcataaaaaatttaaaacatacatttgtaatacatatatttttatcaatattctatttataatgctttattgtacaaattaaacaaaaacaatatataattagtataatcAGCAATGACACTTGTTCATaacgaaaattaattaacgtgTTATATAGATTCTCTATGTGATAGTGGGCACCtcagctggtggttcgcctgatgataagcgagcACCACGtgtcatgaaattttgtgcacATATCGGGTAGATCTAAGAATCagtcaacatctattttcatACCCATGAGAGAAacgcagaacagcgtttgtcgTCATCTAGTATTTATATCCAAATAACATAGGTACTTTAGCAAACAATTAATTACCTGAATGGAACAAACCCAATGCTTTATCTTCGATAATTAAAGTGTTATTCTTAAAGGTAAGCTGTGAAGTGGACGGTCCGGCGATACGCAATAACGCAGGAGACAATGCAGATGCCATGCACGTGCATTCTTGGCTGTAATAACATCCAAAATGAGCTTTACTTAGCTTTactaaagaatttttcaaaacggaccagtaattccttagattagcgcgtttaaataagcaaactgttcagctttatattattagtatagataaaaatccaattatagggcgattaaaataaatttagtactaaacgtgaaacaaaataatattacattaaataataatccaaTTTCAATGATATAGAGATAGTAGCATACAGGTAATCTTGGGAACTACTGAGCCGACACTGATAATGCTTTCACTAATAGGAAtttctgtaataatataataatcatttatttgtttgaattgtgGTGATACAGAGTTCACTTCAGCAACAATAATATAGACCACACAATTCGCCAAACAATTGGCacacaaatttcatatttttaaatacatatttaatcacatatttttaaatgcatatttaatcacattttcataattagaTTAGAGagaaattttatgtgtttttatatgtttgtcgTCTAAAAAATTCGTTTATTGAGTAGAAGCAACTCTCTGTtaactacatttttaatttcctatgcattaaatttataggCTTTTCACGAATTTCTTT
Protein-coding regions in this window:
- the LOC119837978 gene encoding LOW QUALITY PROTEIN: hyaluronoglucuronidase (The sequence of the model RefSeq protein was modified relative to this genomic sequence to represent the inferred CDS: substituted 1 base at 1 genomic stop codon), with the protein product MPLGYFLLASFFSFVNSDIYNVKIGTDHHVNLVDRKFLSFTLDPKLLFASGGKLYSRXECTCMASALSPALLRIAGPSTSQLTFKNNTLIIEDKALAPQIKINQRQWEKFMKWAKTNGFQLVFAVNNNERTAGVWDTSSTLGILGAADKAGLGDIQWQLGYECKHQTIEEYLSEVDTLGVLAARGATAGDVTACIRHNTTDFKDYVMLASDMMPAVLLNGNASSQELESMSERDRTTLLKALSKSDVPLWLTEKSQYSLELERAAEWLASLGFAARNGFSIHFRELLEEELFEPTLSFYMALLFKNLVGERVLDVDMNVSKASLFAHCTSLHHKPIPGALTLYGANMDDEPARFSLKLSKREEGGDIMQFILGHDENGNIVVNSHVMYYEGDIRPVVKRVRPYKTLLINLPPKSFGFWVLADTQVDACRDLNETQDSVEVVALSQEQTRNKRSVINTDTTDTVDEESIDGTNNGMLYENVALKGRIDSINKDLKKMQTIFQTKMNADALKRLRRHVDNNIERAEKRLRNRSFGESRDKSSLVKRLLDITDFTQPLNRVIRKVQNTNNVIRTKLFKKERRRPKAKSLIHSRSKGSKRNTFLNDDKINRNDKNSFTNRDLLDRNKIMNNEDSLQSLDDKISLRNDKKSRKRRSIYSKVATDKNDVSSENEIELDSKENLKFSKILRKIKKMESDRDETNAIVLKTKLEDDGAVIRISENPNFGFIASTLEDFLSLLTELNQNMKKAWRAVSLLQ